One window of Candidatus Diapherotrites archaeon genomic DNA carries:
- a CDS encoding RHS repeat-associated core domain-containing protein — MATARRLTYTRGQGLPGGIGGLLDLCQGGAQYSYLYDGKGNVTALLDANANIAATYAYGPFGEPRVPSNYLQQPMQFSTKPYDEKTGLSYYGYRYYVPALGRWLTRDPLGEEGEINLYGFVGNDPVNFVDPLGLYYLGPGDLRNCIGACKRGGERLACYCRSLPTPQLRAGCWALMFASETACIGWCYWHFGK; from the coding sequence ATGGCGACGGCAAGAAGGCTGACATACACCCGGGGCCAGGGCCTGCCGGGGGGCATCGGCGGGCTGCTGGACCTCTGCCAGGGCGGGGCCCAGTATTCATACCTGTACGACGGCAAGGGGAACGTCACCGCCCTCCTGGACGCAAACGCTAATATCGCCGCCACCTACGCCTACGGCCCCTTCGGCGAGCCCCGGGTCCCCAGCAACTACCTGCAGCAGCCCATGCAATTCTCCACCAAACCTTATGATGAAAAGACCGGATTGTCCTATTATGGCTATCGCTATTATGTACCGGCATTGGGCAGGTGGTTGACGCGGGACCCGTTGGGAGAGGAAGGTGAGATTAATTTGTATGGGTTTGTGGGGAATGATCCAGTAAATTTCGTTGACCCGCTAGGGTTGTACTACTTAGGACCTGGAGATTTAAGAAATTGCATAGGGGCATGCAAAAGAGGCGGTGAAAGGTTAGCATGCTATTGTAGGTCACTGCCTACTCCTCAACTTCGTGCTGGATGTTGGGCATTGATGTTTGCTAGCGAAACTGCCTGCATTGGCTGGTGTTATTGGCATTTTGGAAAGTAG